From one Lycium ferocissimum isolate CSIRO_LF1 chromosome 7, AGI_CSIRO_Lferr_CH_V1, whole genome shotgun sequence genomic stretch:
- the LOC132065009 gene encoding probable receptor-like serine/threonine-protein kinase At4g34500 produces the protein MAFSGNFFTSKTPILGLQLYIVIAATIIIMVMILFLIFIFLRLNRTSKQRPTISKKNNTLLPLSDVIRENKTTTDLNKKEDETIAILPKATDQEVMEIESEGIKGSSGSNESSTSRSDTSSSAISGSNESNNIGWGRWYSLKELEIATNGFRAENVIGEGGYGVVFRGVLQDSSVVAVKKLLNNKGQAEKEFKVEVEAIGKVRHKNLAGLLGYCSEGAHRILIYEYIDNGNLEQWLHGDVGPVSPLTWEIRMKIAIGTARGLAYLHEGLEPKVVHRDVKSSNILLDRKWNPKVSDFGLAKLLGSEKSYVTTRVMGTFGYVSPDYASTGMLNEGSDVYSFGVMLMEIITGRSPVDYSRAPGEMNLVEWFKGMVANRRGEELVDPLIEVHPPPRSLKRVLLICLRCIDMDANKRPKMGQIVHMLEADEFPFRSEPRPVQEVDPLPPRSARTNRVQVAAKDGAGDDEQKPRGR, from the exons ATGGCGTTTTCCGGCAATTTTTTTACTTCAAAAACACCCATTCTAGGTCTTCAACTCTATATCGTGATCGCCGCCACCATTATCATTATGGTTATGATACTTTTCCTCATCTTTATATTTCTCAGATTAAATCGAACCTCAAAACAACGTCCTACCATAAGTAAGAAGAATAACACGTTGTTACCTTTATCTGATGTGATTCGcgaaaacaaaacaacaaccgaTCTCAATAAAAAAGAGGATGAGACAATTGCGATACTACCGAAAGCAACTGATCAAGAAGTAATGGAGATTGAGTCTGAGGGTATAAAAGGAAGTTCAGGTAGTAATGAATCGAGTACTAGTCGAAGTGACACGTCATCATCGGCGATCTCTGGTTCTAATGAGTCGAATAATATTGGGTGGGGTCGTTGGTATAGTTTGAAAGAACTTGAGATTGCGACTAATGGATTTCGTGCTGAGAATGTGATCGGAGAAGGTGGATACGGTGTCGTCTTTCGAGGAGTATTGCAAGATAGTTCAGTCGTAGCTGTCAAGAAGCTTCTAAATAACAA GGGTCAGGCAGAGAAGGAGTTCAAGGTGGAAGTTGAGGCCATTGGCAAAGTGAGACACAAAAACCTTGCCGGTCTTCTTGGTTATTGCTCAGAAGGTGCTCATAG GATACTAATTTATGAGTACATTGACAATGGCAATTTGGAGCAATGGCTACACGGTGATGTAGGGCCTGTGAGTCCTCTAACCTGGGAGATTAGGATGAAAATTGCAATTGGAACTGCTCGAGG ACTTGCCTATTTGCACGAAGGTTTGGAACCCAAAGTTGTGCATCGTGATGTTAAATCAAGTAATATTCTGTTGGATAGGAAGTGGAATCCAAAAGTATCAGATTTTGGACTTGCCAAGCTGCTTGGATCTGAGAAAAGCTATGTCACTACCCGTGTTATGGGGACTTTTGG ATATGTTTCTCCTGACTATGCCAGTACTGGTATGCTTAATGAGGGGAGCGACGTGTATAGTTTTGGTGTTATGCTCATGGAGATAATTACAGGAAGAAGTCCTGTTGACTATTCAAGAGCCCCTGGAGAG ATGAACTTGGTCGAATGGTTTAAAGGAATGGTAGCAAATCGGCGTGGTGAAGAATTGGTCGACCCATTGATTGAAGTCCATCCTCCTCCTAGATCCCTAAAGCGGGTTTTGTTGATCTGCCTTCGCTGCATAGATATGGATGCCAACAAGCGGCCAAAGATGGGACAAATAGTACATATGCTAGAGGCTGATGAATTTCCTTTCCGTTCA GAACCCCGACCAGTCCAGGAAGTAGATCCTTTACCTCCACGTTCAGCCCGTACTAATAGAGTTCAAGTAGCTGCTAAGGACGGGGCGGGTGATGATGAACAGAAACCTAGAGGGAGATGA
- the LOC132065012 gene encoding NADH dehydrogenase [ubiquinone] iron-sulfur protein 8, mitochondrial-like isoform X1 — MAAILARKSLSALRCRQLVLAGQAWQGTNTSNGTLLGTRSFATKHSFSTDKDDEEREQLAKELSKDWNSVFERSINTLFLTEMVRGLMLTLKYFFEKKVTINYPFEKGPLSPRFRGEHALRRYPTGEERCIACKLCEAICPAQAITIEAEEREDGSRRTTRYDIDMTKCIYCGFCQEACPVDAIVEGPNFEFATETHEELLYDKEKLLENGDRWETEIAENLRSESLYR, encoded by the exons ATGGCCGCTATATTAGCTCGCAAGTCTCTATCTGCTCTTCGCTGTCGCCAGCTT GTTTTGGCAGGACAAGCATGGCAAGGGACTAATACATCTAATGGAACTTTGCTTGGTACTCGATCATTTGCTACCAAGCATTCGTTTTCAACTGACAAAG ATGATGAAGAAAGAGAGCAGCTAGCAAAGGAGCTATCAAAAGATTGGAATTCAG TCTTTGAGCGAAGCATAAATACACTGTTTTTGACTGAAATGGTTCGGGGTCTGATGCTGACGCTTAAGTACTTCTTTGAAAAGAAAGTGACT ATTAACTATCCATTTGAGAAGGGGCCTTTAAGCCCTCGTTTTCGTGGGGAACACGCCCTTCGACGTTATCCTACAGGAGAGGAAAGATGCATTGCATGTAAACTTTGTGAAGCT ATTTGCCCTGCTCAAGCTATCACAATCGAGGCCGAAGAGCGAGAAGATGGCAGTCGTCGAACAACTAG GTATGATATCGATATGACAAAGTGCATCTACTGTGGATTCTGCCAAGAAGCCTGCCCTGTTGATGCCATTGTTGAGGGGCCCAACTTTGAGTTTGCAACTGAAACTCATGAG GAACTCCTTTACGACAAGGAGAAGCTTCTTGAGAATGGAGATCGATGGGAAACTGAGATTGCGGAAAATCTGAGATCTGAAAGCCTCTATCGCTGA
- the LOC132065011 gene encoding uncharacterized protein At1g01500-like, with the protein MENSHENGNGVVAENGHILMKHSPYQPGFKLSLQWLDLRVFYVRISKCELDDLTAEYLTMNHVPLNRDTLLEVNGARTGIYSDGVSTVLRRDRYDKKSEEVTFVSTDNISMTGSVKFEVFDRDVVVLYGSLELCDSNGFINESENHGQSWSINCETDVLAGSSSSNFLKGNQHIGTDLVSPVIEVYVAGCFSGKPIILTRTLELGHRKRQLRQGMLESIPEYEATKSQYHVSSSHAMQVTEHAKPKQEHDEYNNLYSRMEYIEGEDGELSWFNAGVRVGVGIGLSMCVGIGIGVGLLVRTYQGTTNFRRRLL; encoded by the exons ATGGAGAATTCACACGAGAACGGGAATGGAGTAGTGGCTGAAAATGGCCACATCCTCATGAAGCACTCTCCTTATCAGCCAGGATTTAAGCTATCTTTACAATGGTTAGATCTGAGAGTGTTTTATGTTAGAATTAGCAAATGTGAGCTTGATGATTTAACCGCGGAGTACCTCACAATGAATCATGTTCCACTGAATCGTGATACCTTATTGGAAGTAAATGGTGCGCGGACTGGAATTTATTCTGATGGTGTGTCCACGGTACTTAGAAGAGATAGGTATGATAAGAAATCCGAGGAAGTTACTTTTGTTAGTACGGATAATATAAGTATGACAGGAAGTGTGAAATTCGAGGTTTTCGATAgggatgttgttgtgttgtatggcTCATTAGAACTATGTGATAGCAATGGGTTTATTAATGAATCGGAAAATCATGGACAATCTTGGAGCATCAATTGTGAGACAGATGTGCTTGCTGGTTCTAGCTCTAGTAACTTTCTCAAAGGAAACCAACACATTGGGACGGATTTGGTTTCTCCTGTAATTGAAGTTTATGTGGCTGGTTGTTTCTCAGGGAAACCAATTATACTGACAAGGACCCTGGAACTCGGCCACCGGAAGAGGCAACTAAGGCAGGGAATGCTGGAATCTATACCGGAATATGAGGCAACCAAAAGCCAGTACCATGTTTCCTCTTCACATGCAATGCAG GTTACAGAGCATGCAAAACCCAAGCAGGAGCATGATGAATACAACAACCTTTACTCTAGGATGGAATATATAGAAGGCGAAGATGGGGAACTATCCTGGTTCAATGCTGGTGTAAGAGTTGGTGTTGGAATTGGCCTCAGTATGTGTGTTGGAATCGGTATAGGAGTCGGGCTTCTTGTTCGCACCTACCAAGGAACCACAAACTTCAGAAGGCGTCTATTATGA
- the LOC132065010 gene encoding BTB/POZ domain-containing protein At3g05675-like: MRILFSTLPSEKNPNHPYPKLNHMTVGGGAGSAGGVTSGKKRHRVGSNSRLSSTIGIIDSSRPDNTLTERTQKPSSIRRTSSYTVITATGGFNDSSTADVMLRLFIDQLPLFDTDDSESISAVDSSQSDVQIYLHSNVLRRCKYFDALLSDRWQKESNDVVDSGNSSRMFRKLNLGVPSHTGSIDHHLTVLQLLYTNDFSITINSVSIALCLLPVALELIFEDCIKACVRFIEAVPWTEDEERKILSIVPLLGKEESEELLARVSIDRNDASGEMLHGLILSALHNHPNMAFAKAFVAKLMRDFSSKQTAKRVLDRAFYSSLKIVKESLEDYSSPDFRGDHNETEAIQRLNLHTAMTNGRHLLWLVERMVELRVADTAVQEWSNQASFTADLLRALRDDAWRNIVPGLPAVVLRCTCKLSNAITTGTILATRQVRMKIVKDWLPVLILCKDNVTPMMPSHKTVYVELEDTFLRIISTLPLSDAQELLQKCLSFSTRNVEDCPHLISAFTTWFRRANKFPLPDM, from the exons ATGCGCATACTGTTCTCAACACTTCCATCAGAAAAAAATCCCAATCATCCTTATCCAAAACTTAATCACATGACGGTCGGCGGTGGCGCTGGTAGTGCCGGCGGAGTTACCTCCGGCAAAAAACGACACCGTGTTGGTAGCAATAGTCGACTTTCTTCAACTATCGGAATAATCGACTCTTCTCGTCCCGATAATACCCTTACGGAACGGACTCAAAAACCGTCAAGCATTCGCCGTACATCGTCTTACACCGTTATAACTGCTACCGGTGGATTTAACGATTCATCCACGGCTGACGTCATGCTCCGTTTATTCATCGATCAATTACCGTTATTCGATACGGATGATTCCGAATCGATCTCAGCCGTTGATTCATCTCAATCTGATGTCCAGATCTATCTTCACTCAAATGTTCTTCGTCGTTGTAAGTATTTCGATGCTCTCTTATCTGATCGCTGGCAAAAGGAATCAAACGACGTCGTTGATTCAGGAAACTCTTCTAGAATGTTCCGAAAGCTTAATCTCGGTGTTCCTTCACATACTGGATCAATTGATCATCATTTAACTGTTCTTCAGCTCTTATATACAAATGATTTTTCGATTACTATAAACAGTGTTTCGATAGCTTTGTGTTTACTTCCTGTGGCTTTGGAATTAATATTTGAGGATTGTATTAAGGCTTGTGTGAGGTTTATTGAGGCTGTTCCATGGACtgaagatgaagaaagaaaaatactcAGTATCGTTCCGTTGTTAGGTAAAGAGGAATCTGAAGAGCTTCTAGCTAGGGTTTCGATTGATAGGAACGATGCGTCTGGAGAAATGCTTCATGGATTGATATTATCAGCACTTCATAATCATCCTAACATGGCATTTGCTAAGGCATTTGTAGCTAAGCTTATGAGGGATTTTTCGTCTAAACAGACAGCGAAGAGAGTGTTGGATCGCGCTTTTTATAGTAGCTTGAAGATTGTGAAGGAATCGTTGGAGGATTATTCGAGTCCTGATTTTAGAGGTGATCATAATGAGACTGAGGCGATTCAGAGGTTGAATTTGCATACTGCAATGACGAATGGGAGGCATTTGTTGTGGTTGGTTGAGAGGATGGTTGAACTGAGAGTTGCGGATACTGCTGTACAAGAGTGGAGTAATCAGGCGTCGTTTACTGCTGATTTGCTGAGGGCTCTAAGGGATGATGCGTGGAGGAATATCGTTCCGGGACTCCCTGCAGTTGTGCTTCGATGCACTTGCAAGCTTTCTAATGCAATCACCACGGGAACTATCTTGGCTACTAGACAG GTTAGAATGAAGATCGTGAAAGACTGGCTTCCAGTGTTGATTTTGTGCAAAGACAATGTAACACCCATGATGCCAAGTCACAAGACAGTATATGTGGAGCTGGAAGACACGTTTTTGAGGATTATATCCACACTTCCCTTGTCTGATGCACAGGAGTTATTGCAAAAGTGTCTCAGCTTTTCAACTAGGAACGTTGAAGACTGTCCTCACTTAATCAGTGCGTTTACCACCTGGTTCCGACGAGCAAATAAATTCCCCTTACCAGATATGTGA
- the LOC132065012 gene encoding NADH dehydrogenase [ubiquinone] iron-sulfur protein 8, mitochondrial-like isoform X2: protein MAAILARKSLSALRCRQLVLAGQAWQGTNTSNGTLLGTRSFATKHSFSTDKDDEEREQLAKELSKDWNSVFERSINTLFLTEMVRGLMLTLKYFFEKKVTINYPFEKGPLSPRFRGEHALRRYPTGEERCIACKLCEAICPAQAITIEAEEREDGSRRTTRYDIDMTKCIYCGFCQEACPVDAIVEGPNFEFATETHEVCYNRTPLRQGEAS from the exons ATGGCCGCTATATTAGCTCGCAAGTCTCTATCTGCTCTTCGCTGTCGCCAGCTT GTTTTGGCAGGACAAGCATGGCAAGGGACTAATACATCTAATGGAACTTTGCTTGGTACTCGATCATTTGCTACCAAGCATTCGTTTTCAACTGACAAAG ATGATGAAGAAAGAGAGCAGCTAGCAAAGGAGCTATCAAAAGATTGGAATTCAG TCTTTGAGCGAAGCATAAATACACTGTTTTTGACTGAAATGGTTCGGGGTCTGATGCTGACGCTTAAGTACTTCTTTGAAAAGAAAGTGACT ATTAACTATCCATTTGAGAAGGGGCCTTTAAGCCCTCGTTTTCGTGGGGAACACGCCCTTCGACGTTATCCTACAGGAGAGGAAAGATGCATTGCATGTAAACTTTGTGAAGCT ATTTGCCCTGCTCAAGCTATCACAATCGAGGCCGAAGAGCGAGAAGATGGCAGTCGTCGAACAACTAG GTATGATATCGATATGACAAAGTGCATCTACTGTGGATTCTGCCAAGAAGCCTGCCCTGTTGATGCCATTGTTGAGGGGCCCAACTTTGAGTTTGCAACTGAAACTCATGAGGTCTGTTATAATA GAACTCCTTTACGACAAGGAGAAGCTTCTTGA